In one Rutidosis leptorrhynchoides isolate AG116_Rl617_1_P2 chromosome 8, CSIRO_AGI_Rlap_v1, whole genome shotgun sequence genomic region, the following are encoded:
- the LOC139861725 gene encoding CSC1-like protein At4g35870 — protein sequence MNLAPQSPFNTMTDHAISISPSSAGDDYLEPTWYGNIQYLLNISAIGTITCVLIFLFVKLRSDHRRMPGPTAVVSKLLAVWHATGREIARHCGADAAQYLLIEGGSFSLIILISIFSVTVLLPLNMYAGTVSMVDQFSMTTINHIAKGSGLLWVHFVFLVFVVVLVHYGINEIEGRLKITRFRDGYGNPSDPSSANSSAIFTLMIQGIPKNLGTEKDALVEYFRHKYPGKIYKVIVPMDLCALDDLATDLVKVREDVTKLVSKMESQALLYEDMNYGIMVESYDGIRGKLDALWQEVKDLWRRISDALGFSDDERLRKLQERRADLEMEMAAYKDGRAKGAGIAFVVFKDVYTANKAVQDFRNEKKKRVGKFFSVMELQLQRNHWKVERAPLATDIYWNHLGSTKLSHRLRRVFVNTCLLLLLLFCSSPLAVISALKSAGRIINAEAMDNAQSWFDWLQSSSWLATIIFQFLPNVLIFVSMYIVVPSALSYLSKFERHLTVSSEQRAALLKMVCFFLVNLILLRALVESSLESAILKMGRCYLDGEDCKRIEEYMSASFLSRSCLSSVAFLITSTFLGISFDLLAPIPWIKRKLQKFRKNDMLQLVPEQSEEYALEENQDNEGLERRLIIPNETDDIHEHDLSDYPISRTSPVPKQSFDFAQYYAFNLTIFALTLIYSSFSPLIVPVGAIYFGYRYVVDKYNFLFIYRVRGFPAGNDGRLMDTVLFIMRICVDLFLISMLLFFSVRGDSTKLQAIFTLAVLVVHKLLPSENDGFQPALLQSIQTVENVIDGPIDYEVFSEPKFEWDTYHS from the coding sequence ATATATCTGCTATCGGCACAATCACCTGCGTTCTCATTTTCCTTTTCGTTAAGCTCCGTAGCGATCACCGTCGCATGCCCGGTCCGACCGCCGTTGTATCTAAGCTTCTCGCCGTTTGGCACGCCACCGGTCGTGAGATTGCGCGCCACTGCGGTGCTGATGCCGCGCAGTATCTGTTAATTGAAGGTGGTAGCTTTTCGTTAATTATATTGATTTCGATTTTTTCTGTTACTGTATTGTTGCCATTGAATATGTATGCTGGAACGGTTTCTATGGTTGATCAGTTTTCGATGACGACGATTAATCATATAGCGAAAGGTTCGGGTTTACTTTGGGTTCATTTTGTGTTTCTCGTGTTTGTTGTTGTGTTAGTTCACTATGGAATTAATGAAATTGAAGGGAGATTGAAAATTACTAGGTTTAGAGATGGATATGGGAACCCTAGTGATCCTAGTAGTGCGAATTCATCTGCTATATTTACGTTAATGATACAAGGAATACCGAAAAATTTAGGGACTGAAAAAGATGCCTTGGTTGAGTATTTTCGACATAAGTATCCAGGAAAGATTTATAAGGTAATCGTACCGATGGATTTATGCGCTTTGGATGATTTGGCGACAGATTTGGTTAAAGTTAGGGAAGATGTTACGAAATTAGTGAGTAAAATGGAATCACAAGCTTTGTTGTATGAAGATATGAACTATGGAATCATGGTTGAGTCTTATGATGGAATAAGAGGAAAGTTGGATGCTTTATGGCAAGAAGTGAAGGATTTATGGAGGCGGATTAGTGATGCATTAGGGTTTTCGGATGATGAAAGATTGCGAAAATTGCAGGAACGAAGAGCTGATTTAGAGATGGAAATGGCGGCTTATAAAGATGGAAGAGCAAAAGGTGCTGGAATTGCATTTGTGGTGTTTAAAGATGTTTACACTGCGAATAAGGCAGTTCAAGATTTTCGTAATGAAAAGAAGAAACGGGTCGGGAAGTTTTTTTCTGTTATGGAGTTGCAACTTCAGAGGAATCATTGGAAGGTTGAAAGGGCGCCATTAGCAACTGATATATATTGGAACCATTTGGGGTCAACAAAACTATCTCATAGGCTTCGAAGGGTGTTTGTGAACACATGCTTGTTATTACTGCTCTTGTTTTGCAGTTCTCCTCTTGCTGTAATTAGTGCTCTTAAGAGTGCTGGGAGGATTATTAATGCAGAAGCAATGGATAATGCTCAATCATGGTTTGATTGGTTGCAAAGCTCAAGCTGGTTAGCAACTATAATATTTCAGTTTTTACCAAATGTTCTTATTTTCGTGAGCATGTATATTGTGGTCCCGTCTGCTTTATCTTATCTGTCCAAATTCGAGCGTCATCTTACTGTTTCCAGTGAGCAACGGGCTGCACTTTTGAAGATGGTGTGTTTCTTTTTGGTAAACCTGATTCTGTTGAGAGCACTCGTTGAATCATCTCTAGAAAGTGCAATTTTGAAAATGGGTCGGTGCTATTTGGATGGTGAAGATTGTAAACGGATCGAAGAGTATATGAGTGCTTCGTTTTTGTCAAGATCGTGTCTTTCATCCGTTGCATTTCTCATCACAAGTACTTTTTTGGGGATTTCGTTTGATTTATTAGCACCAATCCCTTGGATTAAAAGGAAACTTCAAAAGTTCAGAAAGAACGATATGTTGCAACTTGTACCAGAACAAAGTGAGGAGTATGCACTTGAAGAAAATCAAGATAACGAGGGTCTTGAACGACGCTTAATTATTCCAAATGAAACGGATGACATACACGAACATGATCTTTCTGATTATCCCATAAGCAGGACGTCACCTGTGCCTAAACAATCGTTTGATTTCGCACAATACTACGCGTTCAATTTGACAATTTTTGCACTGACGTTAATTTACTCTTCGTTTTCTCCACTAATTGTTCCTGTGGGTGCAATTTATTTCGGGTACAGGTATGTGGTTGACAAGTACAACTTTTTATTCATCTACAGAGTTCGAGGGTTTCCTGCTGGAAACGACGGGAGATTGATGGATACGGTGTTGTTTATAATGAGAATTTGTGTTGATCTGTTCTTAATCTCGATGCTGTTATTCTTTTCGGTTAGAGGGGATTCGACGAAGTTGCAAGCTATATTTACGCTAGCGGTTTTAGTAGTGCATAAGCTTTTACCTTCTGAGAATGATGGGTTTCAGCCTGCATTATTGCAAAGCATACAAACTGTTGAGAATGTTATAGATGGACCTATTGATTATGAGGTTTTCTCTGAACCTAAATTTGAATGGGATACATATCATTCTTGA